One Nitrosopumilus sp. genomic region harbors:
- a CDS encoding LSM domain-containing protein: MADEISTLMAKSKNKVVLLRLRNSKTIQGVLQDFDIHMNLTLDDAEDVSEEKPEKLGTVLLRGDNILAISLPEDES; encoded by the coding sequence ATGGCAGATGAAATTTCAACATTAATGGCTAAAAGCAAGAATAAAGTTGTTTTACTTCGATTACGTAACTCAAAAACTATCCAAGGAGTCCTCCAAGATTTTGATATTCATATGAATTTAACATTAGATGATGCTGAAGATGTTTCTGAGGAAAAACCAGAAAAACTTGGAACTGTTTTGCTACGTGGTGATAATATTTTAGCAATATCTTTGCCTGAAGATGAATCTTAA